The stretch of DNA AGCGTGGCATCCCGCAGACGAAGTGGCCCTGCTCGGCCTGCAACGGCAGCGGGCGACAGGGACGTGAGCCCTGCGAGGAGTGTGACGGCTCGGGCTACCGCTACCCCGAGAGCGTCGAGCAGCTCACCGCGCCCGTCGTCGAGGACGTGATGGACGGCGTCGGGGCGACGTTCCACGGCGCGGGCCGGGAGGACGTCGACGCCCGGATGCTCGGCACCGGCCGGCCGTTCGTGATCGAGATCGAGGAGCCCCGCCGCCGGACGGTCGACACCGACCGCCTGCAGTCCGACATTAACGCCTTCGCGGAGGGGAAAGTCGAGGTCGAGGGGCTGCGCCTCGCGACCCACGACATGGTCGAGCGCGTCAAGCGCCACGACGCCTCGAAACGCTACAGCGCGCAGGTCAGCTTCGACGAGCCAGTCGACGCCGAGTCGTTTGCCGACGCGCTCGCCGAACTCGACGGTGCGACGATCGAGCAGGAGACGCCGAACCGCGTCGACCACCGGCGCGCGAGCAAGGTCCGGACCCGCGACGTGTACGAGATCGAGGGTGAACTCGAGGACGCACAGACCGCCACCGTCGAGGTCCACGGCGCGGGCGGGCTCTACATCAAGGAGCTGATCTCCAGCGACGAGGGGCGGACGACACCGTCGCTCGCGGGCCTGCTCGGCGTCGGCGCCGAGGTGACCGCGCTGGACGTGCTCCGGGTCGACGGCGAGAGCGAACCGTTCGAGCACTCGGCGTACTTCCGGGACTGATGGTCGTCGGCGCCGACGAGGCGGGCAAGGGACCCGCGCTGGGGCCGCTGGTCGCCGGCGCGGTTCGCGCCGACCCCACCGACCTCCCAGCGGGCCTCGCGGACTCGAAGGAGCTCACTGCGACGCGCCGCGAGGAGCTGGCTGCCGAACTCCGCGACCACCCCGAGATCGCGGTCGCCACAGCCGCGATCGAACCGGCGCGTATCGACGCACCCGACACGGACATGAACGGGCTCGGCGTCGCTGCACAGGCGGAGGCGATCGCGGCGGTCGCGGAGTCGGGCGACGACGTGCTCGCCGACGCCGCCGACACCGACGAAGGGCGGTTCGGCCGGCGGCTCCGAGATGCGGTCGCCGAGGCCGGAACCGCGGTCGACGTGACTGCCGAACACGGCGCCGACGAGACTCATGTGATCGTCTCGGCCGCGAGCGTCGTCGCGAAAGTCGAACGCGACCGCCGGATGGCGGAGATCGACGGCGAGTACGACCACGAGGTCGGGAGCGGCTACCCGTCGGACCCGACGACGCGGGCGTTCCTCGCGGGCTACGTCGAGGACCACGGCGAACTGCCCGCCTGCGCACGGGCGACGTGGTCGACCTGCGAGGACGCACTCGCGGCCGCCGAGCAGTCCGGGCTGACGGATTTTTAGTCGTCGAAGGCGAGCGAGAGCCGCCGCCGATCGATCTCGCGGGTGTTCTCGGTGTCCGCGTCCATCTCTTCGGGCGTCCAGAATCGGAGGTCGCTCGCCTCCTCGCCCGGCTCCAGTTCGCCGCGGGCGTCGTCGTACCCGAGCAGGTAGGTGAGCATGTAGTAGTGGTAGCCGCGGTGGGTGCTGTGTGGTGCCGAAAGCAGCGTGAGGTCGTCGGGGTCGGCACGCAGCCCGGTCTCCTCCTCGAGCTCCCGGACGGCGCCCTCTCGCGGTGACTCGTCGTACTCCGGGTGGCCCCCGGGCAGCGTCCACTCCCCGCCGGTCGCCCACTCGCTGTCGCGGTCGGCCTGCTGCATCAGCAACACGGCGTCGCCGTCGCGGACGAACACGCCCGCAGAGGGGACTGCGTTTCGGAAGAACGGCCGCTCACACGCCGGGCAGTACGGACGCTTCCGACCGTGGACCAGCCGCTCGGTCAGCTCCGCGCCGCACTGGTGGCAGAACTCGGGCTCGACGGCGACCATGAACCTCGTTCGATCCGTCGAGGGATAGCCGTTCTCCCGATCAGCGGAACGGCGAGAGATCCCACGCGTACGCGCCGAGTCCGAGCAGCGCCCCGACCCACAGGAGGAACACGATCGTTATCGGGACGTCGAGCACCAGCAGCACCCCGGCGAGTGCGGGGAGCACGAGGAAGCCGAACAGCAGGCCGCCGCCGATCTGGCTCACTGCCCGGACCGCGGCGCGGATCTCCTCGCGGACTGCCCGCCGGACCGCGGCCTCGGTCTCGGGGTCGAGATCGTCGGCGTCGCCGTTCGTGGAGGACATATCTCCCTGTTGGGCGGAGTCGAAGAAAAGCGTTTGCCCGCTCAGTGCTCGCCGGTCAGCAGCGAGCGCAGGATGTCGCCGTAGGCGGGCCGGGTGACCAGCACGCCCACGAGCACGCCCATGATCGTGAATATCGCGAACCCGCGGAGCTGCCCGAGCGAGAGCACCGCCAGCGGCGACAGCGCGATGATCGTCGTCGCCGCCGCGGCGCCGATCACCCAGAACGCCTTCCGGAAGCGGCTCTGGAACACCCGCCGGCTGTTCACCTCGCCCTCGCTCATCACCTCGTCGGCGATGATGATCAGGTCGTCAACCCCGGTCCCGATCGCGGCGACGAAGCCGGCGATCACCGAGAGGTCGATCGGGTAGCCGAGCGCCGCGGCGATACCCATCAGCACGACGACCTCCGAGAGCGCGGTGACGATCATCGGCCCCGCGACCTCGACCCGGCGGTAGCGCGCGAACACGACGCCGCTGACCGCCAGCACCGCCGCGATCCCGGCGATCAGCGAGTCGGTCTTGAAGCGGTCGGACTGCGAGGGGTCGACGTACAGCATCGAGTTCGCGTCCAGATCGAGCTGGGTCGGCAGCGCGCCGGCGCGGAGGTTGATCGCGACCTCCTGTGCGGTCGAGAGGTTCCGCGTCGTCAGACGGAACCGCGGATCGTCGGCCCACTCGCCGCTCCGCATCGGGCTGGCGAGCCCGGACTCGACGCCGAAGGAGTTCAGCACCTGCCCGTCCTGGACGACCAGGATACACGGCTCGGTCCCGTTGGGGTTGTCCTCGTACGTACACCGAGTGCCGCCCTCCTGTGCGAGGCCGGTGTCGACGAATCCCTGCTGGACCTCTTGGGCGCTCCCCTCGGCGACGACGACGCTAACCTCGGCGCCGGTGTTCTCTCCGGGGAGTCGGCGAGCGTTGCCGACCTGCCGGAGGTCCTCGGCGTCCATCACGGTGGTCTGGACGTACGCCCCGCTCTCGTTCTGGTGGTACGCCTGGATCAGCACCTGCCCGCGGGACTCGATCAGGTCACGCACCGCGCTCTGGTTCGCGTTGGGCACCTCGACGACGATCACGTCGCCGCCGACGGTGCTGACGGTCCCGCCGGAGAGCCCGGCCTCGTTGACCTTCTGCCGGAGGATGGTGACCGCGGTCGACTGGGTCACCTCGGAGACGCGGTTAGCGGTATCCTCGTACTCGTAGCCCGCCGCGTTCAGCGCGGTCCCGAGTTGGGCCGCGGTGACGTTCCCGGTCCGGACCTCCACCACGGTCGTCTGTTGGGTAATGTCGCCGTACTCGCCGGGGTAGCGGACCGCGACATCCTCCGTGCTGGCGTTCGCGAGTTCGGCGGCGACCTGCTCGCGGACCGCCGAGGTCTCGGTGTCGTTGCCGATCTCCACCCCGGTCGCGTGGACGCCGACGAGCGGCGCCTGGATCCGGGTGCCGCCGGAGAGCTCGATCCCGTACTGGAGGTTGGTGATCCCGCCGCTCTCGGCGACAGTTCCATCCTCGCCGCCGGCTGAGGTGCTGGGTGCGAGCGTCGGGGAGAACAGCGCGAACACGCTCGCGAGCACGATGACGACCAGCAGCACGACCCGCCAGTTCGCCTTGATGCTGGCCCACGTTCCGCCGTCGTCGGCCATCAGCGGTTCACCCCCTCGAACTTCCACCAGCGAAGCAGCGACATGTTGAGCATGTAGGTGTTCAGCAGGTCCGTCGTCAACCCGAAGACGAGGATCAGCCCGATCGAGGAGAGCAGGCCGATCCCGAACGCGGTCGCGACGATCGTCATCACCAGCATCGCGGCGATGGAGGTCAGCGTCATCGTGATCCCGGTCTCCATCGCGCGGTAGGCCGACTCGTAGAACCCGCCCTGCCGCCGGAGGACGTGGTTGTTGAGTAGGATGTCGGAGTCGACGGAGTACCCGATGATCATCAGCAGCGCGGCGACTGAACCGAGCGTGAGCGGGATGCCGAGGACGTTCATCAGCGCCAGCGGGACGACGATGTCGGAGAACGCCGACAGCACCACGGCGATGCTCGGGACGAACGTCCGGAACATCGCGAACACCAGCACGCTCATCCCCGCGAACGCGACGGCGACGCCGCCGATCGCCTGGAGCTGGGCCTCGCTCCCGAACGTCGGGGAGGTCCCGTCGACCGACTGTACGTCGAAGCCGGCTCCTTCGGCCTGTTGCTCCAGCCGCGCGCTGTCGCTTTCGGGGCCGTAGGTCACGATGAAGCGGTTACTGTTCGCCACCGGCTGGATGTTGGCGGGGTCGGCGTCGATCGCGTCGCGGATCTGCTGCTGTGGGTTCTCGCCATCGACGGCGACCCGTATCTCCGTCCCGCCGGTGAACTCGACCCCGAGATCGACCGGCGCCCCGGTCGTGAGCCAGACGCCGCCGATGATCAGGAGGGCCACCACCAGCACCGCGAGCGGAACCGCCACCAACTGCCGGTTCGAGTAGTCGGCGTAGTCAACCTCCGGGAGCCCGAAGGGGAGATCCACACCGGGCACTTACCTCACCTCCCGGACGAACTGATTCATACCGCCGAGTTCCCCACGCGTCCCGAATAAGCCTTCTCTTACCGATCGCCGCTGAAGGGCCGTCGCCGCCTACCCCTGCCCGACCATCGAGTCCTCCTCGGCCCACTCCTCCTCGCGGAGTTCGTACTTCTGGACTTTCCCGGTCGCAGTCGTCGGGAGATCCGTGACGAACTCGACACGCCGGATCGCTTTGTACGTGGCGAGGTTCTCGCGGGTGAACGCGACGAGGTCGTCCTCGGTGACGCCCGGATCCTCGGGATCCCCGGACTCGGGGACGACGAACGCCTTCGGCGTCTCCCCCCACTCGTCGTGTGGCGACGGGATGACCGCGACGTCGCTCACGTCCGGGTGCTCGAAGAGCGTGTCCTCGAGTTCGATGCTGGAGATGTTCTCGCCCCCGGAGATGATGATGTCCTTCTTCCGGTCCTGAATGGAGAGGAACCCGTTCTCGTCGACGACCGCGAAGTCCCCCATGTGGTAGTAGCCTTCGAGCCGTTGGTTGAAGGCTTCCTCCGTAGCGTCGGGCTTGTTCCAGTACCCCTCCATCACCTGGTTCCCGCTGACGACGATCTCGCCGATCGTCTCGTCGTCCCAAGGGACGTCCTCGCCGTTCTCGTCGACGACGCGGACCTCGGTGCCGAGGAAGCCGACCCCCTGGCGTTTCTTCAGCGAGTAGCGGTTCTCGTCGTCGAGGAGTCGTTCGGCTTCCGACGTGGTGATGAGGGGACCGGTCTCGGTGGCGCCGTAGACGTGGACGAGGTCCCAGTCGAACTCGTCCTCGACGGTACGGATCGTCGCCTCGGGCGGCGCGCTGCCGGCGGTCGCGGCGCGAACGTCCGCGTCCCCGGTGGTCTCGACGTCGTTGTCCGCGTAGTAGTCCTGGAGCATGTTCAGGACCGTCGGCGCCGCACAGAGATACGAGACGTCCTCGGTTCGGACGGTCTCGAAGATGTCGGCAGCGTCGACGCCGCGAGTGCAGACGTGGACCGCGCCGGCGCCGGTGATCGAGAAGATGTGTCCCCAGCCGTTGACGTGGAACATCGGGAGCGTCCAGAGGTACGTGTCGGTGTCCCGGATGTTCTGGTGATAGGAGACGAGGAAGGAATGCAGCGTCTCGTTCCGGTGCGTGCGGCAGACGCCCTTCGGATCGCCCGTCGTCCCCGACGTGTAGTTGATGGTGATGACGTCGGTCTCGTCCATCTCCGGGCGGTCGTACGACGGTGACGTCTCCGCGAGGGGGTCGTCGACGTCCTCCCAGTCACCCTCGACGGCGTCCGCGTCGTTCGTGAGGAACGTCTCCACGGGAACGTCGTCCCGGACCGCTTCGATCTTCTCTGCGTACGCGTAGTCCGCGTAGATGGCGGTGACGCCGGCGTCGTTCAGGATGTACTCGAAGTCCTCGGGCGTGAGGCGGTAGTTGAGCGGGGTGTGGACGGCGCCGATCTGCATCGCCCCGTAGGCGGCTTCGAGGTGGTAGTGCGTGTTCGGGTCGAGGACGGCGACGCGATCGCCCTTCTCGACGCCACGCTGCTGGAGGAGTGCGGAGAAGCGGTCGACGCGGTCGCCGAGCTCGTCGTACGTGTATCGCTCCCCGGTGGTCGCGACGACGCCGGTCTCGTCGCCGTAGTACTTGCGTGCGCGATCGAGAAAGTCCGTGACGAGGAGTGGTCGCTCCATCTCTAGGCTATTCAATCGACGTTTGTGTCATAATCTTTCGGGTCGGGACGAATCCCGGACGGAGCCAACGTTGATACGTGGCCGGGTCCATACCTAGCACGATGCTGCTCCAGTCCGGGCTGCTCGGCCCAGAGGCGCTCCCCCTGCTGCTGGTCGCGGCGGGGATCGCGCTGTCGATCGCGGAGGCGCTGGCGCCGGGGGCCCACTTCGTCGTCGTCGGCGTCTCCCTGCTCGGGGCGGGGCTGGTCGGCCTGCTGCTCGGTCCCGTGGCGACGCCGTTCGTGCTCGCCGGCCTCGTGCTGCTGTTCGGCATCGTCACGCTGTACGGCTACCGCGAGTTCGACATCTACGGCGGGAAGGGACAGGCTCAGACCAGCGACTCGACCGACTTGAAGGGCCAGACCGCCCGCGTTACCTCACGAGTCACCCCGAGCGAGGGCGAGGTCAAGATCGAGAACGGCGGCTTCAGCCCCTACTACTCCGCCCGCACTATCGAGGGGGAGATCCCCGAGGGCGAGGCGGTGATGGTGATCGACCCCGGCGGCGGCAACGTCGTCACCGTCGAGTCGCTGGGCGCCGTCGAGGGGAGTCTCGACCGCGAGATCGAACGAGCCCGCGCCGAGAACGCCGAACGGGAGGTCGAGGGGGAACGCCCGGACGACGTCGCTGCCGACGAGACCGGGCGGGCGTCGGCAGACGAGGAGGGTTCGAACACCACGGACGGCGTCGGGTCGGACGACGAACCGGAACGGGAGCGGGAGACGAACTGACGGCGCCGGCTCGCGGTTTTCTCGCGGGAAACTATTAAGCCGCCGACAGCCCAACCCCGGGGTATGGTCATTCCACCGCTTCAGGCCGGCGCCGTCACGGGCGTCGTCGGCTTGCTGTTTCTCTTCGTCGTGGTCGCCGCGGTCTGGCAAGCCGTCGAGATCGTCGACGCCACGGAGAAGAAAGCCCTCACCGTGTTCGGCGAGTACCGCAAGCTGCTCGAACCGGGGATCAACTTCATCCCCCCGTTCGTCTCCCAGACCCACGCGTTCGACATGCGAACGCAGACGCTCGACGTGCCTCGACAGGAGGCGATCACCCGGGACAACTCCCCGGTCACCGCCGACGCCGTCGTCTACATCAAGGTGATGGACGCCCGGAAGGCGTACCTCGAAGTCGAGGACTACAAGACCGCCGTCTCCAACCTCGCTCAGACCACCCTCCGTGCGGTGCTGGGCGACATGGAGCTCGACGACACGCTCAACAAGCGTCAGGAGATCAACGCCCGGATCCGGAAGGAACTGGACGAGCCCACCGACGAGTGGGGGATCCGCGTCGAGTCCGTCGAGGTCCGCGAGGTCAACCCCTCGAAGGACGTCCAGCAGGCGATGGAGCAGCAGACCTCCGCCGAGCGCCGCCGCCGTGCCATGATTCTCGAAGCGCAGGGGGAGCGACGCTCCGCCGTCGAGGAAGCCGAGGGGGAGAAGCAGTCCAACATCATCCGCGCACAGGGGGAGAAGCAGTCCCAGATCCTCGAAGCACAGGGTGACGCGATCTCCACCGTGCTCCGTGCGAAGTCCGCCGAGTCCATGGGCGAGCGCGCCATCATCGACAAGGGGATGGAGACGCTGGAGAACATCGGGCAGGGCGACTCCTCGACGTTCATCATGCCTCAGGAGCTCACCTCGCTGGTCGGCCGCTACGGCCAGCACCTGACCGGCAGCGACACCAAGACCAAGGAGAGCCTGAACTCGCTGGACTTCGACGAGGAGACCCGCGAGATGCTGGGTCTCGACGATATCGAGGACATCCTCGGTCAGATCGACGAGGCCGCCGAACTCGACACCGAAGCGATGGAGCAGGAGGCCGAGAAGATCATGTCCGGCGACACCGAGCCCGACATCCAGTCGGCCGACGATGTCGTCGCCGACGCCGACGAGGAGATGGGCGACGTCGAGATGGAGAGCGAAGAGTCCGGCTGAGCGCCGGATCACTCTCACGAATCGGCAATCCTCTCATAATTTCCAAGGGGTATATACCGACCGGATAGTAACGGGTAATCATGAAGCGACGTAGCTATCTTCGAACCGCCGGCGTCGGCGCGGCGGCGCTGTTGGCCGGCTGTTCCGCCGAATCGGTGGACACCGACTCTCCCACCGACGCGAGCACCGAGACGACGACGGGGACGCAGGTCGGGACGACCGAGGGGACGCCGACGCTACGGGTCGGCACGTACACTTCGTTCATCGACGCACCCAGCACCAGCCCCGGTGAGTGGGTCAAAGAGCAGTTCGAGTCCGAACACGACGCCACCCTCGAGTGGTTCGCGCCCGACGGCGGCATCGACTACTTCCTCCAGCGCCGTAATCAGGGTGTCACCGTCGACACCGACCTGTTCGCCGGCCTCACCCCGGAGAACATGGTTCGAGCCGACGACAACCTCGAGGACGGGGACTCGCTGTTCGACGCGGTGGACTCGAGCGCCATCTCGAACGCGGACCACATCGTCGAGGACTACCAGTTCGACCCGCAGGGGCGGGCGTTCCCCATGGGAGCGGCGTACATCAGTCTCGTGTACAACCAGAACATGCTCGACGAGCGCGGCGTGGGCGCCCCCGAGACGTTCGAGGACCTCACCACCGACGACTACAGCGACGCGCTGCTGATCCCGAATCCACAGAACAGCGAGACGGGGCTTGAGTTCCTGTTCTGGACGATCAACGAGTACGGCGAGGACGGCTACCTCGACTACTGGCAGCGCCTCCTCGACAACGGCGCGCGCATTCTCGAAGGCTGGGGCGCCGCCTACGGCGCCTACAGCGAGGGCGAGGCGCCCGCGGTGGTCTCCTACTCGACTGACCAGGTGTTCGCCGACATGTCCGACGCCGACATGGCCGAACACCAGATCGGCTTCCTCAACGGCGAGGGGTACGCCTATCTCGAAGCGATGGCACGGTTCTCGGACACCGACCAGCCCGAACTGGCCGGGTCGTTCATGTCGTTCATGCTCCAGCCCGAGATCCAGGCCGAGGTCGCCCAGCGCAACGTCGCGCTGCCGGCCGTCGACAACGCCGAACTCCCCGAGAAGTTCGACGAGCTGACGCCCGAACCAGAGACGGTGGTCTCGTTCGACTACGATCGCCTCTCCGGCAACGTGGACACGTGGCTGGACGAGTGGTCCCGGCAGGTCGCCTCACAGTAGCGTGACGGTCCTCCGCGAACGGTTCGAGGCCGCCGCCCTCCCGCTGGCCGCGGTCGCCACGCTCGCGCTGCTGACGCTGCTGTTCTACTACCCGGTGGGGCGAGTGCTCTCCGAAGCCGTGCTGCGCGAGGGGCGGCTCACGGTTGAGCCGCTGGTCGCCGTGCTCACGGACCCGTTCTTCTTCGGCGTCCTCGCACAGGCCGCCCAGGACCCGTCGGTACTCTGGACTGCATTCGAGCCACACACACTCCGACTCTCGCTCCCGCTGACCGATCTGGGGGTCGCGGTCACCTACCCGTTCCCGAACTACCGGCTGGGGCTGTTCGGGTTCACCGCGTATCAGGCGCTGCTGTCGACGCTTGCGAGCGTCGCGCTCGGGCTCCCGGGGGCGTACGTGCTCGCACGCTTCGAGTTCCCGGGCCGGAAGACGATCCGGTCGCTGACCGCGGTGCCGTTCGTGATGCCGTCGATCATGGTCGCGATCGGCTTCATCGCCACGTTCGGCGCGAACGGGTTCGTCAACGACGCACTGGCCGCGCTGGGGCTCCCCCGGATCGAACTGCTGTACACGCTGCCGATCATCGTCCTCGCCCACGCGTTCTACGACGCGCCGCTGGTGGCCCGCGTGACGGCGACGGCGTGGGAGAGCGTCGACGCCGGCACCGCCGAGACTGCCCGGAGCCTCGGCGCCTCGCCGCGGCAGGCGTTCCTCGACGTGGTGCTCCCCCAACTCCTGCCGGCGATCCTCACCGGCGCGCTGCTGACGTTCATCTTCTCGTTCATGTCCTTCGCTATCGTGCTCGCGCTGGGCGGGCTCTCGCTGGCGACCGTCGAGGTGTGGGTGTACCACAAGGTGTCCCAACTCGACTACGCCACCGCGTCGTCGCTCGCGACGCTCGAGATGCTGTTCTCGCTCGTGTTGACGTACGCCTACCTGCGGTACGAGGCACGCCAGCGCGCCGAGAGCGCCGCCCGGCCGGCGCCCCGGAAGCAGTTGGTCGGCCGGCTCGACCTCGACCGACTGGTGGTCTGGGGGTACGTCGCCGTCGCGCTGCTGGTGTTCGTCACGCCGATGGCGAGCATGATCATCGAGAGCGTCACCGGCCCGAACGGGTTCACGCTCGACTACTACCGCTTCCTCGTGGACCGGCAGGCGACCGCGGCGTCGTTCCAGATCAAGCCGCTGACCGCGGTCCAGAACTCGCTGCTCTACGGGGTCGCGAGCCTCGCGATCGCCGTCCCGATGGGGGTGTTGCTGGCGGTCGTCTCGACCCGTGACGTGCCGGGCAGCAAGCTGATCGACACGCTGTCGATGGCGCCGTTCGCCGTCTCGGGGGTCGTCGTCGGCCTCGGCCTGCTCCGCGGACTCGTGTTCGGCACGACCGCGTTCGGCTACCGATTCACCGTCACCGGTGCCGTCGCGGTCGTCGCCGCCCACGCCGTCAGCGCGTACCCGTTCGTCACCCGGAACGTCGCGCCGCTTCTGGCCACGATCGACCGGTCGGTCGTCGAGTCCGCCCGAACGCTCGGCGCCTCGCGGTTCCGGGTGCTGCTCGACATCGAACTCCCGCAGGTGTTCGCCGGCGTCGTCGCGGGCGCGGCCTTTGCGTTCGCCATCAGCATCGGGGAGTTCGATTCGACGGTGATTTTGGCCAGCGGGAGTTCGGCCTACACCATGCCGGTCGCCATCGAACGCTTCCTCGGTCGACGGCTCGGCCCCGCGACGGCGATGGGCTGTGTCCTCCTGTTCGTCACCGCCGTCAGCTTCCTCGTCATCGACCGCCTCGGCGAAGGGAGGGGGATGTAGATGGTGGCCATCGATCTCGACTCGGTGCGCAAGGCGTTCGACGACGCCGTCGCGCTGGAGAACGTCTCCCTCGCCGTCGAGGAGGGGGAGTTCTTCACGCTCGTCGGCCCCTCGGGCTGTGGGAAGACGACGACCCTCCGGACGATCGCGGGGCTCTCCTCGCCTACCGACGGGACGGTTCGCTTCGACGCCGAGGACGTGAGCGACACGCCCGTCGAGGACCGCAACGTCGGCGTCGTGTTCCAGAGCTACGCGCTGTTCCCACATATGACCGTCGCGGAGAACGTCCGCTACGGCCTGCGCTTTACCGACCCACCCCGCGGGCTCACCGCCGACGAGCGTGTCGAGGAGCTGCTCGAACTGGTCGACCTGCCGGAGATGGGCGACCGCGAGCCGGACGAGCTCTCCGGCGGACAGCAACAGCGGGTCGCCCTCGCCCGGGCGCTCGCCCCCGAGCCGGACGTGCTGCTGCTCGACGAACCGATGAGCGCGCTCGACGCCCGGCTGCGCGAACAGCTCCGCCGTGAGATCAAACG from Halolamina sediminis encodes:
- the secF gene encoding protein translocase subunit SecF, which codes for MDLPFGLPEVDYADYSNRQLVAVPLAVLVVALLIIGGVWLTTGAPVDLGVEFTGGTEIRVAVDGENPQQQIRDAIDADPANIQPVANSNRFIVTYGPESDSARLEQQAEGAGFDVQSVDGTSPTFGSEAQLQAIGGVAVAFAGMSVLVFAMFRTFVPSIAVVLSAFSDIVVPLALMNVLGIPLTLGSVAALLMIIGYSVDSDILLNNHVLRRQGGFYESAYRAMETGITMTLTSIAAMLVMTIVATAFGIGLLSSIGLILVFGLTTDLLNTYMLNMSLLRWWKFEGVNR
- the rnhB gene encoding ribonuclease HII translates to MVVGADEAGKGPALGPLVAGAVRADPTDLPAGLADSKELTATRREELAAELRDHPEIAVATAAIEPARIDAPDTDMNGLGVAAQAEAIAAVAESGDDVLADAADTDEGRFGRRLRDAVAEAGTAVDVTAEHGADETHVIVSAASVVAKVERDRRMAEIDGEYDHEVGSGYPSDPTTRAFLAGYVEDHGELPACARATWSTCEDALAAAEQSGLTDF
- a CDS encoding NfeD family protein — encoded protein: MLLQSGLLGPEALPLLLVAAGIALSIAEALAPGAHFVVVGVSLLGAGLVGLLLGPVATPFVLAGLVLLFGIVTLYGYREFDIYGGKGQAQTSDSTDLKGQTARVTSRVTPSEGEVKIENGGFSPYYSARTIEGEIPEGEAVMVIDPGGGNVVTVESLGAVEGSLDREIERARAENAEREVEGERPDDVAADETGRASADEEGSNTTDGVGSDDEPERERETN
- a CDS encoding long-chain-fatty-acid--CoA ligase, whose protein sequence is MERPLLVTDFLDRARKYYGDETGVVATTGERYTYDELGDRVDRFSALLQQRGVEKGDRVAVLDPNTHYHLEAAYGAMQIGAVHTPLNYRLTPEDFEYILNDAGVTAIYADYAYAEKIEAVRDDVPVETFLTNDADAVEGDWEDVDDPLAETSPSYDRPEMDETDVITINYTSGTTGDPKGVCRTHRNETLHSFLVSYHQNIRDTDTYLWTLPMFHVNGWGHIFSITGAGAVHVCTRGVDAADIFETVRTEDVSYLCAAPTVLNMLQDYYADNDVETTGDADVRAATAGSAPPEATIRTVEDEFDWDLVHVYGATETGPLITTSEAERLLDDENRYSLKKRQGVGFLGTEVRVVDENGEDVPWDDETIGEIVVSGNQVMEGYWNKPDATEEAFNQRLEGYYHMGDFAVVDENGFLSIQDRKKDIIISGGENISSIELEDTLFEHPDVSDVAVIPSPHDEWGETPKAFVVPESGDPEDPGVTEDDLVAFTRENLATYKAIRRVEFVTDLPTTATGKVQKYELREEEWAEEDSMVGQG
- a CDS encoding tRNA pseudouridine(54/55) synthase Pus10; translated protein: MSVLEDARAVDAVGGVCDACLGRAFADRSFGLTNRERGRALRTTIGLADDEEPAFVDAADCWVCEGYCDEFDDWAERAASEVEDVEFESYQVGTRPPALIEENERMLREDAGLDADAGEAFKSEFNREVGKRVGRLTDTEVDFERPDVQFLLDLAEDEATAEINSAFVYGRYRKLKRGIPQTKWPCSACNGSGRQGREPCEECDGSGYRYPESVEQLTAPVVEDVMDGVGATFHGAGREDVDARMLGTGRPFVIEIEEPRRRTVDTDRLQSDINAFAEGKVEVEGLRLATHDMVERVKRHDASKRYSAQVSFDEPVDAESFADALAELDGATIEQETPNRVDHRRASKVRTRDVYEIEGELEDAQTATVEVHGAGGLYIKELISSDEGRTTPSLAGLLGVGAEVTALDVLRVDGESEPFEHSAYFRD
- a CDS encoding thiamine ABC transporter substrate-binding protein — its product is MKRRSYLRTAGVGAAALLAGCSAESVDTDSPTDASTETTTGTQVGTTEGTPTLRVGTYTSFIDAPSTSPGEWVKEQFESEHDATLEWFAPDGGIDYFLQRRNQGVTVDTDLFAGLTPENMVRADDNLEDGDSLFDAVDSSAISNADHIVEDYQFDPQGRAFPMGAAYISLVYNQNMLDERGVGAPETFEDLTTDDYSDALLIPNPQNSETGLEFLFWTINEYGEDGYLDYWQRLLDNGARILEGWGAAYGAYSEGEAPAVVSYSTDQVFADMSDADMAEHQIGFLNGEGYAYLEAMARFSDTDQPELAGSFMSFMLQPEIQAEVAQRNVALPAVDNAELPEKFDELTPEPETVVSFDYDRLSGNVDTWLDEWSRQVASQ
- a CDS encoding SPFH domain-containing protein, which codes for MVIPPLQAGAVTGVVGLLFLFVVVAAVWQAVEIVDATEKKALTVFGEYRKLLEPGINFIPPFVSQTHAFDMRTQTLDVPRQEAITRDNSPVTADAVVYIKVMDARKAYLEVEDYKTAVSNLAQTTLRAVLGDMELDDTLNKRQEINARIRKELDEPTDEWGIRVESVEVREVNPSKDVQQAMEQQTSAERRRRAMILEAQGERRSAVEEAEGEKQSNIIRAQGEKQSQILEAQGDAISTVLRAKSAESMGERAIIDKGMETLENIGQGDSSTFIMPQELTSLVGRYGQHLTGSDTKTKESLNSLDFDEETREMLGLDDIEDILGQIDEAAELDTEAMEQEAEKIMSGDTEPDIQSADDVVADADEEMGDVEMESEESG
- a CDS encoding preprotein translocase subunit SecD, whose product is MADDGGTWASIKANWRVVLLVVIVLASVFALFSPTLAPSTSAGGEDGTVAESGGITNLQYGIELSGGTRIQAPLVGVHATGVEIGNDTETSAVREQVAAELANASTEDVAVRYPGEYGDITQQTTVVEVRTGNVTAAQLGTALNAAGYEYEDTANRVSEVTQSTAVTILRQKVNEAGLSGGTVSTVGGDVIVVEVPNANQSAVRDLIESRGQVLIQAYHQNESGAYVQTTVMDAEDLRQVGNARRLPGENTGAEVSVVVAEGSAQEVQQGFVDTGLAQEGGTRCTYEDNPNGTEPCILVVQDGQVLNSFGVESGLASPMRSGEWADDPRFRLTTRNLSTAQEVAINLRAGALPTQLDLDANSMLYVDPSQSDRFKTDSLIAGIAAVLAVSGVVFARYRRVEVAGPMIVTALSEVVVLMGIAAALGYPIDLSVIAGFVAAIGTGVDDLIIIADEVMSEGEVNSRRVFQSRFRKAFWVIGAAAATTIIALSPLAVLSLGQLRGFAIFTIMGVLVGVLVTRPAYGDILRSLLTGEH
- a CDS encoding NUDIX hydrolase translates to MVAVEPEFCHQCGAELTERLVHGRKRPYCPACERPFFRNAVPSAGVFVRDGDAVLLMQQADRDSEWATGGEWTLPGGHPEYDESPREGAVRELEEETGLRADPDDLTLLSAPHSTHRGYHYYMLTYLLGYDDARGELEPGEEASDLRFWTPEEMDADTENTREIDRRRLSLAFDD